Proteins encoded in a region of the Lepisosteus oculatus isolate fLepOcu1 chromosome 23, fLepOcu1.hap2, whole genome shotgun sequence genome:
- the tmprss5 gene encoding transmembrane protease serine 5 isoform X1 — MNLGAGAAPENYRPSADHETPLPQAHTGEPRDAEGTPAWLREIQPANQVSSKVTAHRLAKILAVVCTVGLLGCLAVGVCFLVKLLLRPATNHSSAGLGDAKETPFCNVTEDSTIADPRKVFYRISPENSLLEVQLEKLQTWLPVCYERWNSSLGNLVCRQLGYLRLTKHKGVNLTDIGPNYSDGFVQITSEHKTNLESLWQFRESCITGKVIALKCFECGTRAKLPRIIGGTEATLGRWPWQVSLHYSSRHTCGGSIITRRWIATAAHCVHNYRLPQVSSWVVFAGVVTRSSTKLAQHTGYAVEKILYHKNYNHRSHDNDIALIKLKTPLNFTDTIRPVCLPQYDHDFPGGTQCWISGWGYTRPDEVHIPETLKEAPVPLISTKKCNSSCMYDGEITSRMLCAGYTEGQVDACQGDSGGPLVCQDDGVWRLVGVVSWGTGCAEPNHPGVYTKVAEFLGWIYDTIENY; from the exons ATG AATCTTGGGGCGGGTGCGGCGCCTGAAAATTATCGTCCATCAGCTGATCATGAGACTCCCCTGCCACAGGCACACACTGGAGAACCCAGAGATGCTGAGGGAACTCCAGCATGGCTGAGAGAAATTCAGCCAGCAAACCAAG TTTCTTCCAAGGTAACGGCGCACAGACTGGCGAAGATACTGGCAGTTGTGTGTACAGTTGGACTGCTAGGCTGTTTAGCTGTAGGAGTATGTTTTTTAG TGAAGCTGCTCTTAAGGCCTGCTACAAATCACAGCTCAGCGGGTCTAGGAGATGCAAAAGAGACTCCCTTCTGTAATGTGACGGAAGACAGTACCATCGCTGACCCCAGAAAAG ttttttacaGAATAAGTCCTGAGAACTCTCTGCTAGAGGTCCAGTTGGAGAAATTGCAGACTTGGCTTCCTGTGTGCTATGAAAGATGGAACTCATCTTTGGGAAACCTGGTTTGTAGGCAGCTAGGCTACCTAAG GTTAACAAAGCACAAAGGAGTAAACCTGACAGACATAGGACCCAATTACTCGGATGGGTTTGTTCAAATTACCTCTGAACACAAAACCAATCTGGAAAGCTTGTGGCAGTTCAG AGAGAGTTGTATCACAGGAAAGGTGATAGCATTGAAGTGTTTTg AGTGTGGGACTCGAGCAAAGCTGCCCCGAATAATTGGAGGAACGGAAGCCACTCTGGGGAGGTGGCCCTGGCAAGTGAGTCTCCACTACAGCTCCAGACATACCTGCGGAGGCTCAATTATAACGCGCCGCTGGATAGCCACCGCTGCACACTGCGTACACAA TTATAGGCTACCTCAGGTCTCCAGCTGGGTGGTTTTTGCTGGTGTTGTCACTCGAAGCTCCACTAAACTGGCCCAACATACAGGATATGCTGTGGAGAAGATACTTTACCATAAAAACTATAACCACAGAAGTCACGACAATGACATAGCCTTGATAAAGCTGAAGACACCATTAAACTTCACAG ATACTATTAGGCCAGTTTGTCTCCCACAGTACGATCATGATTTCCCAGGTGGGACACAGTGCTGGATTTCTGGCTGGGGCTACACAAGACCTGATGAAG TTCACATTCCTGAAACTTTAAAAGAGGCGCCAGTTCCCTTGATCAGCACTAAGAAATGCAACAGTTCCTGTATGTACGATGGGGAAATTACATCAAGGATGCTCTGTGCTGGATACACAGAGGGGCAAGTAGATGCATGTCAG GGTGATAGTGGAGGCCCGCTGGTGTGTCAGGATGATGGCGTTTGGCGACTGGTAGGAGTGGTCAGCTGGGGCACAGGATGTGCAGAGCCCAACCACCCTGGAGTTTACACCAAGGTGGCCGAGTTTCTGGGCTGGATTTACGACACGattgag AACTACTGA
- the tmprss5 gene encoding transmembrane protease serine 5 isoform X2, whose protein sequence is MNLGAGAAPENYRPSADHETPLPQAHTGEPRDAEGTPAWLREIQPANQVSSKVTAHRLAKILAVVCTVGLLGCLAVGVCFLVKLLLRPATNHSSAGLGDAKETPFCNVTEDSTIADPRKVFYRISPENSLLEVQLEKLQTWLPVCYERWNSSLGNLVCRQLGYLRLTKHKGVNLTDIGPNYSDGFVQITSEHKTNLESLWQFRESCITGKVIALKCFECGTRAKLPRIIGGTEATLGRWPWQVSLHYSSRHTCGGSIITRRWIATAAHCVHNYRLPQVSSWVVFAGVVTRSSTKLAQHTGYAVEKILYHKNYNHRSHDNDIALIKLKTPLNFTDTIRPVCLPQYDHDFPGGTQCWISGWGYTRPDEVHIPETLKEAPVPLISTKKCNSSCMYDGEITSRMLCAGYTEGQVDACQAFWAF, encoded by the exons ATG AATCTTGGGGCGGGTGCGGCGCCTGAAAATTATCGTCCATCAGCTGATCATGAGACTCCCCTGCCACAGGCACACACTGGAGAACCCAGAGATGCTGAGGGAACTCCAGCATGGCTGAGAGAAATTCAGCCAGCAAACCAAG TTTCTTCCAAGGTAACGGCGCACAGACTGGCGAAGATACTGGCAGTTGTGTGTACAGTTGGACTGCTAGGCTGTTTAGCTGTAGGAGTATGTTTTTTAG TGAAGCTGCTCTTAAGGCCTGCTACAAATCACAGCTCAGCGGGTCTAGGAGATGCAAAAGAGACTCCCTTCTGTAATGTGACGGAAGACAGTACCATCGCTGACCCCAGAAAAG ttttttacaGAATAAGTCCTGAGAACTCTCTGCTAGAGGTCCAGTTGGAGAAATTGCAGACTTGGCTTCCTGTGTGCTATGAAAGATGGAACTCATCTTTGGGAAACCTGGTTTGTAGGCAGCTAGGCTACCTAAG GTTAACAAAGCACAAAGGAGTAAACCTGACAGACATAGGACCCAATTACTCGGATGGGTTTGTTCAAATTACCTCTGAACACAAAACCAATCTGGAAAGCTTGTGGCAGTTCAG AGAGAGTTGTATCACAGGAAAGGTGATAGCATTGAAGTGTTTTg AGTGTGGGACTCGAGCAAAGCTGCCCCGAATAATTGGAGGAACGGAAGCCACTCTGGGGAGGTGGCCCTGGCAAGTGAGTCTCCACTACAGCTCCAGACATACCTGCGGAGGCTCAATTATAACGCGCCGCTGGATAGCCACCGCTGCACACTGCGTACACAA TTATAGGCTACCTCAGGTCTCCAGCTGGGTGGTTTTTGCTGGTGTTGTCACTCGAAGCTCCACTAAACTGGCCCAACATACAGGATATGCTGTGGAGAAGATACTTTACCATAAAAACTATAACCACAGAAGTCACGACAATGACATAGCCTTGATAAAGCTGAAGACACCATTAAACTTCACAG ATACTATTAGGCCAGTTTGTCTCCCACAGTACGATCATGATTTCCCAGGTGGGACACAGTGCTGGATTTCTGGCTGGGGCTACACAAGACCTGATGAAG TTCACATTCCTGAAACTTTAAAAGAGGCGCCAGTTCCCTTGATCAGCACTAAGAAATGCAACAGTTCCTGTATGTACGATGGGGAAATTACATCAAGGATGCTCTGTGCTGGATACACAGAGGGGCAAGTAGATGCATGTCAG GCATTCTGGGCGTTTTGA